Proteins encoded together in one Carya illinoinensis cultivar Pawnee chromosome 3, C.illinoinensisPawnee_v1, whole genome shotgun sequence window:
- the LOC122302689 gene encoding cystinosin homolog: MASWNSIPLEITYQVLGWTAFLSWTLCYYPQLISNFRRKSVVGLSFDFVILNLTKHASYLIHNASLYFSSAIQKQYYKKYGYGQMIPVAANDVAFSIHAVLVTSIILLQIAIYERGGQKVSKITIAIVSVVWLFAAVCFFIVLPSRSWLSLISIFNSIQVFMTVIKYIPQVFMNFVRKNTQGFSIGYILLDFCGGVTNLMQMAVQSIDQSSSVNFRGNMGKMLLCLVSITFDIIFMCQHFVLYPHKEPQVSPKSMEESIEAEPLVLSFDSQ; the protein is encoded by the exons ATGGCTTCGTGGAATTCAATTCCGCTGGAAATCACCTACCAGGTTCTGGGATGGACTGCTTTCCTGTCGTGGACTTTGTGCTACTACCCGCAACTCATCTCTAATTTCCGTAGGAAAAG TGTGGTGGGGTTGAGCTTCGACTTCGTAATATTGAACTTGACGAAGCACGCCTCTTATCTGATACACAACGCGTCCCTCTACTTTAGCTCCGCTATTCAGAAGCAATACTACAAAAAATACGGCTATGGACAG ATGATACCTGTGGCTGCAAATGATGTTGCTTTCTCTATTCACGCGGTTCTTGTGACATCAATTATCTTGCTCCAGATTGCAATCTATGAA CGCGGAGGTCAGAAGGTTTCCAAGATAACCATTGCAATCGTATCCGTCGTATGGTTGTTTGCTGCTGTTTGTTTTTTCATAGTTTTGCCAAGCCGTTCCTGGCTTTCGCTAATCTCCATCTTTAA CTCAATTCAAGTTTTCATGACAGTCATCAAATATATTCCTCAG GTGTTTATGAACTTTGTGAGAAAGAACACGCAAGGATTCAGCATTGGTTACATTTTGCTGGATTTTTGTGGAGGGGTGACAAATTTGATGCAAATGGCTGTGCAATCTATTGATCAAA GTTCTTCGGTGAACTTTCGTGGGAACATGGGAAAAATGTTGTTATGCCTG GTGTCCATAACCTTTGACATAATATTCATGTGTCAACATTTTGTGCTCTATCCTCACAAGGAACCCCAAGTCTCCCCTAAATCCATGGAGGAAAGTATAGAGGCAGAGCCACTTGTTTTATCTTTTGACAGCCAATAG
- the LOC122302691 gene encoding protein WVD2-like 7 isoform X1 encodes MGDSACLMQPFSYTSGIPNEANEGNPIHALGQSISFGRFMSESLAWEKWSTFSHNRYVEEAERYSRPGSVAQKKAFFEAHYKKIAAQKAAALLEQANAASNNETAEEEVANNISPHDSEIVIPNSNEVIDQQHVVATPYTAAYAFVNDNEYGSNAEKGQFENRMVDGADLVPEKHVFMVNSLEVEQSNQLRDVDNHKLAEMELGGTPEMEKPLLRSSNSNQDSLASMSKKKPSLSSSSSLIHGRATKVPSSPAKDMDPICPKKDNNATPMIMKSAIHSADKKKSTPKSHYKSVNFTPIREINRLTSKVIRKIESSRPGAISSKTSKDCLTPLKTPTTVSKNEVRRHPSATPWSAERRARTPLDPSASERTKVSQKWRLLPTDCTKYLSACRNKMQSPILSTPFSFRTEERAARRKKICISLPFLPCCFQKLEDKFNANDAQKVQLQTKIKEKAETEIRKLRQSLCFKARPLPSFYKERKEQQNEMNKMPLAHPQSPKLGRKPTRIMAESTSSLPPQRPSIKRSGSKHLHGKDSQTPTRTLTPQSIVDTHENTSPNIQMDSHSHKYRT; translated from the exons ATGGGAGACTCAGCTTGTCTCATGCAACCATTCTCCTACACTTCTGGCATTCCTAATGAAGCCAACGAG GGTAACCCTATTCATGCTCTGGGGCAGTCAATCTCATTTGGGAGGTTCATGTCAGAGTCCTTAGCTTGGGAGAAATGGTCTACCTTCTCTCACAACCGCTATGTTGAAGAGGCGGAAAGGTATTCCCGGCCTGGCTCAGTAGCTCAGAAGAAAGCTTTCTTTGAAGCTCATTACAAGAAAATCGCTGCTCAAAAGGCGGCAGCTTTGCTTGAACAAGCTAATGCTGCATCAAACAATGAAACAGCTGAAGAAGAAGTAGCTAACAATATTAGTCCCCATGATTCGGAGATAGTGATTCCAAATTCCAACGAGGTTATTGACCAACAACATGTGGTCGCTACTCCATACACCGCAGCATATGCCTTTGTCAACGACAATGAGTATGGTTCAAACGCTGAGAAGGGTCAGTTTGAAAATCGCATGGTGGACGGAGCTGATCTGGTACCTGAAAAACATGTttttatggtgaattcgttggAAGTTGAACAATCGAACCAGCTTAGGGATGTTGATAATCACAAGTTAGCTGAAATGGAGCTCGGTGGGACGCCCGAAATGGAGAAACCTCTATTGAGG AGCTCAAACTCGAATCAAGATTCTTTGGCTTCAATGAGCAAGAAGAAACCATCACTTTCTTCCTCAAGTTCATTGATTCATGGTAGAGCAACCAAGGTCCCATCTTCACCTGCCAAAGACATGGATCCTATTTGTCCCAAAAAGGATAACAATGCTACTCCCATGATTATGAAGTCTGCAATACACTCAGCAGATAAGAAGAAATCAACTCCAAAATCACATTACAAGTCAGTCAATTTCACTCCCATTAGAGAAATTAATAGGTTAACTTCAAAAGTCATCCGGAAGATTGAAAGTTCAAGACCTGGTGCTATTTCTTCCAAGACATCTAAAGATTGCTTGACTCCTTTGAAGACCCCAACTACG GTATCGAAAAATGAGGTACGAAGGCATCCTTCAGCTACCCCTTGGTCAGCAGAGAGAAG GGCCAGGACACCACTTGATCCCTCAGCCTCTGAGAGAACAAAAGTCAGCCAAAAATGGCGCTTGCTTCCCACTGA TTGTACCAAATATTTGAGTGCATGCAGAAACAAAATGCAGTCCCCAATTTTATCCACCCCTTTTAGCTTCAGGACAGAGGAAAGAGCTGCAAGAAGAAAGAAG ATTTGTATATCTTTGCCATTTCTCCCCTGTTGCTTCCAGAAGCTAGAAGACAAATTCAATGCTAATGATGCACAAAAAGTGCAGCtgcaaacaaaaatcaag GAGAAAGCAGAAACAGAAATTAGAAAACTGCGCCAAAGCCTTTGCTTCAAAGCCAGGCCACTGCCTAGTTTTtacaaggaaagaaaagagcaaCAGAATGAGATGAATAAG ATGCCATTGGCACATCCACAGTCACCCAAGCTAGGAAGAAAGCCCACTCGCATCATGGCAGAGAGCACATCCTCTCTACCTCCTCAGAGGCCTTCAATCAAAAGAAGCGGCTCTAAGCATCTCCATGGAAAGGATAGTCAAACTCCAACTCGTACTCTCACTCCACAATCTATAGTGGATACTCATGAGAATACGTCTCCAAATATTCAGATGGATAGCCATAGCCACAAATATCGCACTTAG
- the LOC122302686 gene encoding uncharacterized protein LOC122302686, whose translation MANSLVKQTLNYLKRNPKFLTRLSSQSHTRFFTSSIATADDPQSADPSSSFTFSSEGQEDGNSNYNTNKSDRDDRIYVKAPSSKPKTASSVTMPMSFVTGSVVGRRFYKDVKLREADDGIGWTVMLDYRTLKTPLKLPTLPLAKAIAAEWEYQQIDGIRPFTMPLMRLACTALERVPLNRAKIIEYLLKKFNQDLVFCRAPEDNDLTRGVYESQVQKIDPLLGWVESEFGFKPVVYSSFFGGKQEDGLIKAIDNLLKKTDDCELAAIDAIAAAAHSLIIAVGISRGKLQIEEAIELIRLEEDLQMDRWGLVEGGHDLDIADLRVQISSAAVFLGLSRRI comes from the exons ATGGCCAATTCACTGGTAAAGCAAACCCTAAACTATCTCAAAAGAAACCCCAAATTTCTCACACGACTCTCATCCCAGTCCCACACGCGTTTCTTCACCAGCTCCATTGCCACTGCCGATGACCCTCAATCCGCCgacccttcttcttccttcacgTTCTCATCCGAAGGTCAAGAAGACGGCAATAGCAATTACAACACCAACAAAAGCGACAGAGATGACAGAATTTACGTCAAGGCGCCGAGCTCGAAGCCCAAGACGGCGTCTTCTGTAACGATGCCGATGTCCTTTGTGACAGGGTCCGTAGTGGGGAGGAGGTTCTACAAGGACGTGAAGTTAAGAGAAGCCGATGATGGTATTGGGTGGACGGTGATGCTTGATTATCGGACGCTTAAGACGCCCCTCAAGCTCCCTACATTGCCTCTCGCTAAGGCCATTGCTGCTGAGTGGGAATACCAG CAAATCGATGGGATCAGACCCTTCACAATGCCTCTAATGAGACTTGCTTGTACTGCACTGGAAAGAGTTCCACTCAACCGAGCAAAGATTATTGAATATTTGTTGAAGAAATTTAACCAAGATTTGGTCTTCTGTCGAGCACCAGAAGATAATGATCTGACACGTGGCGTCTATG AATCTCAAGTGCAGAAAATCGATCCTTTACTTGGTTGGGTAGAATCTGAATTTGGCTTTAAGCCTGTCGTCTACTCCAGTTTTTTTGGTGGGAAGCAGGAAGATGGTCTCATAAAGGCCATAGATAACCTTCTGAAGAAAACAGATGACTGTGAATTGGCAGCAATTGATGCTATTGCAGCTGCAGCACATTCTTTGATTATTGCAGTTGGGATCTCTCGCGGGAAATTGCAAATTGAGGAAGCGATTGAATTGATTAGACTTGAAGAAGATTTGCAG ATGGACAGGTGGGGTCTTGTTGAAGGTGGACATGATCTGGATATTGCCGATCTTAGGGTACAAATCTCATCAGCTGCTGTATTTCTTGGTCTTTCTCGGAGGATATAA
- the LOC122302691 gene encoding protein WVD2-like 7 isoform X3, with the protein MGDSACLMQPFSYTSGIPNEANEGNPIHALGQSISFGRFMSESLAWEKWSTFSHNRYVEEAERYSRPGSVAQKKAFFEAHYKKIAAQKAAALLEQANAASNNETAEEEVANNISPHDSEIVIPNSNEVIDQQHVVATPYTAAYAFVNDNEYGSNAEKGQFENRMVDGADLVPEKHVFMVNSLEVEQSNQLRDVDNHKLAEMELGGTPEMEKPLLRSSNSNQDSLASMSKKKPSLSSSSSLIHGRATKVPSSPAKDMDPICPKKDNNATPMIMKSAIHSADKKKSTPKSHYKSVNFTPIREINRLTSKVIRKIESSRPGAISSKTSKDCLTPLKTPTTVSKNEVRRHPSATPWSAERRARTPLDPSASERTKVSQKWRLLPTDCTKYLSACRNKMQSPILSTPFSFRTEERAARRKKKLEDKFNANDAQKVQLQTKIKEKAETEIRKLRQSLCFKARPLPSFYKERKEQQNEMNKMPLAHPQSPKLGRKPTRIMAESTSSLPPQRPSIKRSGSKHLHGKDSQTPTRTLTPQSIVDTHENTSPNIQMDSHSHKYRT; encoded by the exons ATGGGAGACTCAGCTTGTCTCATGCAACCATTCTCCTACACTTCTGGCATTCCTAATGAAGCCAACGAG GGTAACCCTATTCATGCTCTGGGGCAGTCAATCTCATTTGGGAGGTTCATGTCAGAGTCCTTAGCTTGGGAGAAATGGTCTACCTTCTCTCACAACCGCTATGTTGAAGAGGCGGAAAGGTATTCCCGGCCTGGCTCAGTAGCTCAGAAGAAAGCTTTCTTTGAAGCTCATTACAAGAAAATCGCTGCTCAAAAGGCGGCAGCTTTGCTTGAACAAGCTAATGCTGCATCAAACAATGAAACAGCTGAAGAAGAAGTAGCTAACAATATTAGTCCCCATGATTCGGAGATAGTGATTCCAAATTCCAACGAGGTTATTGACCAACAACATGTGGTCGCTACTCCATACACCGCAGCATATGCCTTTGTCAACGACAATGAGTATGGTTCAAACGCTGAGAAGGGTCAGTTTGAAAATCGCATGGTGGACGGAGCTGATCTGGTACCTGAAAAACATGTttttatggtgaattcgttggAAGTTGAACAATCGAACCAGCTTAGGGATGTTGATAATCACAAGTTAGCTGAAATGGAGCTCGGTGGGACGCCCGAAATGGAGAAACCTCTATTGAGG AGCTCAAACTCGAATCAAGATTCTTTGGCTTCAATGAGCAAGAAGAAACCATCACTTTCTTCCTCAAGTTCATTGATTCATGGTAGAGCAACCAAGGTCCCATCTTCACCTGCCAAAGACATGGATCCTATTTGTCCCAAAAAGGATAACAATGCTACTCCCATGATTATGAAGTCTGCAATACACTCAGCAGATAAGAAGAAATCAACTCCAAAATCACATTACAAGTCAGTCAATTTCACTCCCATTAGAGAAATTAATAGGTTAACTTCAAAAGTCATCCGGAAGATTGAAAGTTCAAGACCTGGTGCTATTTCTTCCAAGACATCTAAAGATTGCTTGACTCCTTTGAAGACCCCAACTACG GTATCGAAAAATGAGGTACGAAGGCATCCTTCAGCTACCCCTTGGTCAGCAGAGAGAAG GGCCAGGACACCACTTGATCCCTCAGCCTCTGAGAGAACAAAAGTCAGCCAAAAATGGCGCTTGCTTCCCACTGA TTGTACCAAATATTTGAGTGCATGCAGAAACAAAATGCAGTCCCCAATTTTATCCACCCCTTTTAGCTTCAGGACAGAGGAAAGAGCTGCAAGAAGAAAGAAG AAGCTAGAAGACAAATTCAATGCTAATGATGCACAAAAAGTGCAGCtgcaaacaaaaatcaag GAGAAAGCAGAAACAGAAATTAGAAAACTGCGCCAAAGCCTTTGCTTCAAAGCCAGGCCACTGCCTAGTTTTtacaaggaaagaaaagagcaaCAGAATGAGATGAATAAG ATGCCATTGGCACATCCACAGTCACCCAAGCTAGGAAGAAAGCCCACTCGCATCATGGCAGAGAGCACATCCTCTCTACCTCCTCAGAGGCCTTCAATCAAAAGAAGCGGCTCTAAGCATCTCCATGGAAAGGATAGTCAAACTCCAACTCGTACTCTCACTCCACAATCTATAGTGGATACTCATGAGAATACGTCTCCAAATATTCAGATGGATAGCCATAGCCACAAATATCGCACTTAG
- the LOC122302693 gene encoding uncharacterized protein LOC122302693 produces the protein MKREGRQHGMVRTSRILPASVNPRPETRFINKFDSPPTAGLFTKVPSKPTNHSKFTGKCGTPRCTGCHVHPTGKSKLKAKGAQKLKSNDFKINSRLVSWRVVDGQPGLNFPRISATDLIDHLSSDYINDDEVYDLDDEHNESVDLTSTNRGNDDVKIDTKVNNEEKYVLDDDDDDKMSFCDVGFRLDRIEEEEGWCLVGEW, from the coding sequence ATGAAGAGAGAGGGTCGCCAACATGGGATGGTCAGGACTTCCCGGATCCTACCTGCTTCAGTAAATCCAAGACCCGAAACCCGGTTCATCAACAAATTTGATTCACCCCCGACTGCCGGGTTGTTCACCAAGGTGCCATCCAAGCCCACCAATCACTCAAAGTTTACAGGGAAGTGTGGCACCCCACGGTGCACCGGTTGTCACGTGCACCCAACAGGTAAGTCCAAGCTCAAGGCCAAAGGAGCACAGAAGCTAAAGTCAAATGACTTCAAGATAAATTCTCGGCTTGTCAGTTGGCGGGTCGTTGATGGACAACCCGGATTGAATTTCCCTAGGATTTCTGCCACTGATCTTATAGATCATTTGTCAAGTGATTATATAAATGATGATGAAGTTTATGATCTTGATGATGAGCATAATGAGTCGGTGGATCTTACATCTACAAACAGAGGGAACGACGACGTAAAGATCGATACTAAAGTTAATAACGAAGAAAAATATgttcttgatgatgatgatgatgataagatGAGTTTTTGTGATGTGGGGTTCAGATTGGATCGAATTGAGGAGGAGGAAGGTTGGTGCTTAGTGGGGGAATGGTGA
- the LOC122302691 gene encoding protein WVD2-like 7 isoform X4 — protein sequence MGDSACLMQPFSYTSGIPNEANEGNPIHALGQSISFGRFMSESLAWEKWSTFSHNRYVEEAERYSRPGSVAQKKAFFEAHYKKIAAQKAAALLEQANAASNNETAEEEVANNISPHDSEIVIPNSNEVIDQQHVVATPYTAAYAFVNDNEYGSNAEKGQFENRMVDGADLVPEKHVFMVNSLEVEQSNQLRDVDNHKLAEMELGGTPEMEKPLLRSSNSNQDSLASMSKKKPSLSSSSSLIHGRATKVPSSPAKDMDPICPKKDNNATPMIMKSAIHSADKKKSTPKSHYKSVNFTPIREINRLTSKVIRKIESSRPGAISSKTSKDCLTPLKTPTTVSKNEVRRHPSATPWSAERRARTPLDPSASERTKVSQKWRLLPTENKMQSPILSTPFSFRTEERAARRKKKLEDKFNANDAQKVQLQTKIKEKAETEIRKLRQSLCFKARPLPSFYKERKEQQNEMNKMPLAHPQSPKLGRKPTRIMAESTSSLPPQRPSIKRSGSKHLHGKDSQTPTRTLTPQSIVDTHENTSPNIQMDSHSHKYRT from the exons ATGGGAGACTCAGCTTGTCTCATGCAACCATTCTCCTACACTTCTGGCATTCCTAATGAAGCCAACGAG GGTAACCCTATTCATGCTCTGGGGCAGTCAATCTCATTTGGGAGGTTCATGTCAGAGTCCTTAGCTTGGGAGAAATGGTCTACCTTCTCTCACAACCGCTATGTTGAAGAGGCGGAAAGGTATTCCCGGCCTGGCTCAGTAGCTCAGAAGAAAGCTTTCTTTGAAGCTCATTACAAGAAAATCGCTGCTCAAAAGGCGGCAGCTTTGCTTGAACAAGCTAATGCTGCATCAAACAATGAAACAGCTGAAGAAGAAGTAGCTAACAATATTAGTCCCCATGATTCGGAGATAGTGATTCCAAATTCCAACGAGGTTATTGACCAACAACATGTGGTCGCTACTCCATACACCGCAGCATATGCCTTTGTCAACGACAATGAGTATGGTTCAAACGCTGAGAAGGGTCAGTTTGAAAATCGCATGGTGGACGGAGCTGATCTGGTACCTGAAAAACATGTttttatggtgaattcgttggAAGTTGAACAATCGAACCAGCTTAGGGATGTTGATAATCACAAGTTAGCTGAAATGGAGCTCGGTGGGACGCCCGAAATGGAGAAACCTCTATTGAGG AGCTCAAACTCGAATCAAGATTCTTTGGCTTCAATGAGCAAGAAGAAACCATCACTTTCTTCCTCAAGTTCATTGATTCATGGTAGAGCAACCAAGGTCCCATCTTCACCTGCCAAAGACATGGATCCTATTTGTCCCAAAAAGGATAACAATGCTACTCCCATGATTATGAAGTCTGCAATACACTCAGCAGATAAGAAGAAATCAACTCCAAAATCACATTACAAGTCAGTCAATTTCACTCCCATTAGAGAAATTAATAGGTTAACTTCAAAAGTCATCCGGAAGATTGAAAGTTCAAGACCTGGTGCTATTTCTTCCAAGACATCTAAAGATTGCTTGACTCCTTTGAAGACCCCAACTACG GTATCGAAAAATGAGGTACGAAGGCATCCTTCAGCTACCCCTTGGTCAGCAGAGAGAAG GGCCAGGACACCACTTGATCCCTCAGCCTCTGAGAGAACAAAAGTCAGCCAAAAATGGCGCTTGCTTCCCACTGA AAACAAAATGCAGTCCCCAATTTTATCCACCCCTTTTAGCTTCAGGACAGAGGAAAGAGCTGCAAGAAGAAAGAAG AAGCTAGAAGACAAATTCAATGCTAATGATGCACAAAAAGTGCAGCtgcaaacaaaaatcaag GAGAAAGCAGAAACAGAAATTAGAAAACTGCGCCAAAGCCTTTGCTTCAAAGCCAGGCCACTGCCTAGTTTTtacaaggaaagaaaagagcaaCAGAATGAGATGAATAAG ATGCCATTGGCACATCCACAGTCACCCAAGCTAGGAAGAAAGCCCACTCGCATCATGGCAGAGAGCACATCCTCTCTACCTCCTCAGAGGCCTTCAATCAAAAGAAGCGGCTCTAAGCATCTCCATGGAAAGGATAGTCAAACTCCAACTCGTACTCTCACTCCACAATCTATAGTGGATACTCATGAGAATACGTCTCCAAATATTCAGATGGATAGCCATAGCCACAAATATCGCACTTAG
- the LOC122302687 gene encoding cystinosin homolog, with protein sequence MASWNSIPLEITYEVLGWTAFLSWSISFYPQVILNFRRKSVVGLNFDFVLLNLTKHSSYLIYNASLYFSSAIQKQYYEEYGYGQMIPVAANDVAFSIHAVLLTAITLFQIVIYDRGSQKVSKIAIAIVSVVWLFAAVCFLMALPTHSWLWLITIFNSIQVFMTVIKYIPQAFMNFARKSTDGFSIGNILLDFFGGVTNYAQMVVQSIDQGSWVNFYGNIGKTLLSLVSIFFDIIFMCQHYVLYPKKNAQVSPKLIEEDREPLVKSSDDQPQSEDV encoded by the exons ATGGCTTCGTGGAATTCAATTCCGCTGGAGATCACTTATGAGGTTCTGGGATGGACGGCTTTCCTATCATGGTCCATCAGTTTCTACCCGCAAGTCATCTTGAATTTCCGTAGGAAAAG TGTGGTGGGGTTGAACTTCGATTTTGTGCTACTGAATTTGACGAAGCACTCTTCGTATCTCATATACAACGCATCCCTCTACTTCAGCTCTGCTATTCAGAAGCAGTACTATGAAGAATACGGCTATGGACAG aTGATTCCTGTGGCTGCAAATGACGTTGCTTTCTCTATCCATGCTGTTCTTTTGACAGCAATTACCTTGTTCCAAATTGTAATCTATGAT CGTGGAAGTCAGAAGGTTTCCAAGATAGCTATTGCAATTGTCTCTGTTGTGTGGTTATTTGCTGCTGTTTGTTTTTTGATGGCTCTGCCAACTCATTCTTGGCTTTGGTTGATCACCATCTTTAA CTCAATTCAAGTTTTTATGACAGTTATCAAATATATTCCCCAG GCATTTATGAACTTTGCAAGAAAGAGCACAGATGGATTTAGCATTGGAAACATTCTACTAGATTTTTTTGGAGGGGTGACAAATTATGCACAGATGGTTGTGCAATCTATAGATCAAG GTTCATGGGTGAACTTTTATGGAAACATAGGGAAGACGTTGCTGTCTCTG GTATCGATATTCTTTGACatcattttcatgtgtcaaCATTATGTCCTCTATCCTAAGAAAAATGCCCAAGTCTCGCCCAAACTCATTGAGGAAGACAGAGAGCCGCTTGTTAAGTCTTCTGATGATCAGCCACAATCAGAAGATGTGTAA
- the LOC122302691 gene encoding protein WVD2-like 7 isoform X2 — protein sequence MGDSACLMQPFSYTSGIPNEANEGNPIHALGQSISFGRFMSESLAWEKWSTFSHNRYVEEAERYSRPGSVAQKKAFFEAHYKKIAAQKAAALLEQANAASNNETAEEEVANNISPHDSEIVIPNSNEVIDQQHVVATPYTAAYAFVNDNEYGSNAEKGQFENRMVDGADLVPEKHVFMVNSLEVEQSNQLRDVDNHKLAEMELGGTPEMEKPLLRSSNSNQDSLASMSKKKPSLSSSSSLIHGRATKVPSSPAKDMDPICPKKDNNATPMIMKSAIHSADKKKSTPKSHYKSVNFTPIREINRLTSKVIRKIESSRPGAISSKTSKDCLTPLKTPTTVSKNEVRRHPSATPWSAERRARTPLDPSASERTKVSQKWRLLPTENKMQSPILSTPFSFRTEERAARRKKICISLPFLPCCFQKLEDKFNANDAQKVQLQTKIKEKAETEIRKLRQSLCFKARPLPSFYKERKEQQNEMNKMPLAHPQSPKLGRKPTRIMAESTSSLPPQRPSIKRSGSKHLHGKDSQTPTRTLTPQSIVDTHENTSPNIQMDSHSHKYRT from the exons ATGGGAGACTCAGCTTGTCTCATGCAACCATTCTCCTACACTTCTGGCATTCCTAATGAAGCCAACGAG GGTAACCCTATTCATGCTCTGGGGCAGTCAATCTCATTTGGGAGGTTCATGTCAGAGTCCTTAGCTTGGGAGAAATGGTCTACCTTCTCTCACAACCGCTATGTTGAAGAGGCGGAAAGGTATTCCCGGCCTGGCTCAGTAGCTCAGAAGAAAGCTTTCTTTGAAGCTCATTACAAGAAAATCGCTGCTCAAAAGGCGGCAGCTTTGCTTGAACAAGCTAATGCTGCATCAAACAATGAAACAGCTGAAGAAGAAGTAGCTAACAATATTAGTCCCCATGATTCGGAGATAGTGATTCCAAATTCCAACGAGGTTATTGACCAACAACATGTGGTCGCTACTCCATACACCGCAGCATATGCCTTTGTCAACGACAATGAGTATGGTTCAAACGCTGAGAAGGGTCAGTTTGAAAATCGCATGGTGGACGGAGCTGATCTGGTACCTGAAAAACATGTttttatggtgaattcgttggAAGTTGAACAATCGAACCAGCTTAGGGATGTTGATAATCACAAGTTAGCTGAAATGGAGCTCGGTGGGACGCCCGAAATGGAGAAACCTCTATTGAGG AGCTCAAACTCGAATCAAGATTCTTTGGCTTCAATGAGCAAGAAGAAACCATCACTTTCTTCCTCAAGTTCATTGATTCATGGTAGAGCAACCAAGGTCCCATCTTCACCTGCCAAAGACATGGATCCTATTTGTCCCAAAAAGGATAACAATGCTACTCCCATGATTATGAAGTCTGCAATACACTCAGCAGATAAGAAGAAATCAACTCCAAAATCACATTACAAGTCAGTCAATTTCACTCCCATTAGAGAAATTAATAGGTTAACTTCAAAAGTCATCCGGAAGATTGAAAGTTCAAGACCTGGTGCTATTTCTTCCAAGACATCTAAAGATTGCTTGACTCCTTTGAAGACCCCAACTACG GTATCGAAAAATGAGGTACGAAGGCATCCTTCAGCTACCCCTTGGTCAGCAGAGAGAAG GGCCAGGACACCACTTGATCCCTCAGCCTCTGAGAGAACAAAAGTCAGCCAAAAATGGCGCTTGCTTCCCACTGA AAACAAAATGCAGTCCCCAATTTTATCCACCCCTTTTAGCTTCAGGACAGAGGAAAGAGCTGCAAGAAGAAAGAAG ATTTGTATATCTTTGCCATTTCTCCCCTGTTGCTTCCAGAAGCTAGAAGACAAATTCAATGCTAATGATGCACAAAAAGTGCAGCtgcaaacaaaaatcaag GAGAAAGCAGAAACAGAAATTAGAAAACTGCGCCAAAGCCTTTGCTTCAAAGCCAGGCCACTGCCTAGTTTTtacaaggaaagaaaagagcaaCAGAATGAGATGAATAAG ATGCCATTGGCACATCCACAGTCACCCAAGCTAGGAAGAAAGCCCACTCGCATCATGGCAGAGAGCACATCCTCTCTACCTCCTCAGAGGCCTTCAATCAAAAGAAGCGGCTCTAAGCATCTCCATGGAAAGGATAGTCAAACTCCAACTCGTACTCTCACTCCACAATCTATAGTGGATACTCATGAGAATACGTCTCCAAATATTCAGATGGATAGCCATAGCCACAAATATCGCACTTAG